The DNA sequence TACCAGAAACATCAAAAATGGAAACTGATTTTATTTTTTTATCTGTTTTAATTTCAACTTCTCCTTTAGTAGGATTAGGGTAAACACTTGCTTTGGTTTTGGAAGAAACTTCATTTGTTGAAAGGGTCCCTGTCGTGATTTTAACATCATCTACCATAAACATATATTTATCGGAAGACATGTACTGGATACCTATTCTTATTGTTTGTCCACTATAAGCGTCAAGGTTTTGAGTAGCTTGTTGCCATGCCGCATACGGAGCAACTAAGGGGCTGGCCCCGGAAATTATGGTGAAATTAGCCGCAGCTGTAGGAGTGCCACTACCAACATATACACCTATTTTATAATTTTCAACATAGTCTGGAGAAAGAGCTTTTACCCAAAGGCTTAGTTGGTTACCGCCCGCTCCTAGTGTTACCGGAGGAGAAATAAGCCAGTCATTATTTACGGGAACACCACCTGGTAGAGATGCTGCCCAAGATACTGCGGTTTTTAGTCCTCCATGTGGCGTGAAATTTCTTACTTCTTCATCAACGCCTGTTACTGCTGTAAGATTATTTGTGGCGTTACTTGCAGAAGGATTAAAGATCTGAAATGCCATTGGAGCTCCGGCATTGGTCCAGTTGGCGGTCCAACCAGGTACAGTAGTTCCTCCAACTACAGGTCCACCTCCCGTATAAGTATCTAAGCCATCTAAGTCTAAGGTTTTCCAGTTACCAATCCCAGTGATTGCAAAGTCAGTATAAGATTCGAAGCCTTCTTCTAACAGAACGGTTTGGGCGTTCCCCCAAATCCCTGCGAATAATACTAAAGAAAGTAAAGTCTTTTTCATAATGCTATTATTAAATTGTACCAAAAATAAGCATTTTTTCAATAAGAGTTACATATCTTAATTAATATTATAAACTTACGAGCTGCATGATAAAGTGGAGCATCCTGAAATGTCATCATAGTCTATTGGCCTCCTTGCAGAAAATTCTGTATAAATTTCTTCATACGGATTTTCTAAAGCATGAGTTAGTTTTTTTAATAAGTCTGTTTTGCCATCATTAATTTCTTCGATGCATTGATATAAAAGATAGTTTCTTAGAATAAATTTTGGATTTGCCTTTTGCATTAATTTGAAAGATTCTTCTTTTGTGATGGTATTTTTTGAGAGTCTTTCATTGTATTTTGTAATAAAACTTTCAAATTTTCTTAGTAGGTCATCATGTAAATGGATATAAGAAATGTTTTTAATTAATTCGTTGTTATTTTCTACTTTCAGCTTTTCAAGCACGTTAAAAAATAAAGTATGATCAAGTCGTAATTCCTGCATCAATCCTTGCCAGTTGCCAAAAAACTCCTCATCTCCTTCCAATAATTGATCGAAACCAAACTTTTTACAAAGCATTTTATCATGAGCTTCCCAGAAATAGGTGCCATAATTATTAAGGGTATCCTCAAGGAACTTTTCATCTTTTATTAATGGATGGAGAGCGTTTGCAAGCTGCCAAAGATTCCATTGTGAGATCTGGCCTTGTTTTCCAAACGCATATCTTCTTCCAGGTAGATCGGTCGTATTGGGTGTGAAATTCAAATTATATTCATCCATCATCGAATAGGGACCATAATCAATGGTCAGACCAAGAATAGACATGTTGTCTGTGTTCATGACTCCATGCACGAATCCTACTCTGAGCCATTCTGTAATCATATCTGCAGTTCTAGTGCAAACACTTTTAAAAAAGTCTTTGTATTTGTCAGTATCTAATGATGTGACCTCAGGAAAATAGTTCTTGATGGTAAAATCAACAAGATCTTGTAATGTTTTATATTCCTGTTGAGCTGAAGCTAATTCAAAATGACCAAATCGAAGAAAGCTTTCTGCAGTTCTGATAACTACAGCTCCTTTTTCTTTCTGTGGATTTCCGTCGTACATCATGTCTCTTATGACATCTTCTCCCGTAAAGCATAAACTTAAGGCTCTCGTAGTTGGAACTCCTAAATGATACATCGCCTCACTCATAAGATACTCTCTGACTGAAGACCTCAGTACAGCTCTTCCATCAGCATGTCTTGAGTAAGGAGTGGCTCCGGATCCCTTCCATTGAATTTCATTTTTTTGCCCGGATTCGTTTATTATCTCTCCGGCTAGTATCGCCCTGCCATCCCCGAGTTGTCCTGCCCAGTTCCCAAACTGATGACCTGCATAAGCAGTGGCATACGACTGAATATTTGCCGGAAGATTATTTCCAACAAGAAAATCGAGATCAGTGTCTTCATAAGTTCCCAAACCAATTTCCTCCGAAAGTTTTTCATTAAAAACAATTAATTGAGGATTTTCAAAACCTGCCGGATAGGTGGTTGAAAAGAGAACTTTTGGAGTAACTCTTTGCATTGGGTTTTCCGAGAAATCTCCGGGAAAAGCTTTTATAAAGGGTTGTCGGATGTCTTTAATATTCATGATTCAAAGATACAATAATAAAAAAAGACCTTTCAAATTGCTTGAAAGGTCTCATGTATTTGTAAAAGAGAAATTATTTATTAAAATCTATATCTTCATTTTTATTGAGATTGTCATTTACGTTTTCTTCTTTTTTAGTAGAATTGTTTTTTGGTGTCGGATCAACAGGTTTTGGATTTTTAATCTCATCAATGGTCTGTAAACCACCATCGTCACCGTAGCCTCCGCTTAGCCCTTTAAGGTCTGAGCATCCGTCTTTCCAATCAGATGGTTTTGTGAATTTATCGTCCGGAGTGACTCCTAAACTCTTATCAGCCCAAACTTTTTTCATGAAAATAGCCCAAATTGGTAAAGCCATTCTAGCTCCCTGCCCTTCACCAGTTCCATAGAAGTGCGTTGCTCTGTCTTCCCATCCAACCCACGCTCCTGTAGCAAGTTTTGGAGTAATACCCATAAACCAACCATCAGAGTTATTCTGTGTTGTACCCGTTTTTGCTGCAATTTCTACGGCTTTCGAAATACCCCTTCTTGAAAGTTCTCCGGAAGCGGTACCAAACTGGGCAACTCCTTTCATCAATTCAATCATAGTATAGGCATAACGAGGATTCATTACTTCTTTTGGATTTACATTGACTTCCTTAATAACCCTGCTGTTGGCATCTTCAATCCTCCAGATCATTTCCGGTTTATTGTAGTTACCATAATTAGCAAAAGTACTGTAGGCACCTAGCATCTCGTAGATTGTAATATCAGAAGAACCTAATGCAATAGTATTGTTTCTTGGTATTTCTTCAGTAACTCCCAGATCTCTTGCGGTCTGTATTACTGCATCAACACCCGTCATTTCGATCAGTCTGGCTGCAACAGGGTTTTGAGAGTGTGCTAAAGCATCTTTCAATGTCAACATTCCTCCTCTACCAGGAACATGCCATCCATTATGATCGTAAGTTCCATTTGAAACTGCTGAACAAGGAGTCATGCCAAGTTTCATAATCGCTGTTGCATATACGAAAGGCTTAAACGTGGAACCTACCTGTCTCTTTCCTTGTTTAATATGGTCGTATTGGAAATGTTGCCAGTCAATTCCTCCTACCCAGGCTTTAATTTCACCTGTTCCCGGAACCATTGACATTAGCCCTGCCTGAGCAATTTGTTTGTGATATCTGATAGAATCCCAAGGTGACATTTCAACTTCTTCCTCCCCATTCCAGGTAAAACGTGATGTTTTTATTGGCTTGTGGAATTCCATTAAAATTGAATCCTCAGAAACTCCGGCAGCTTTTAGAAGTTTATAACGCCCGGTTCTTTTCATCGCCTGGGTCATTACACCACTAATTTGCTTATCCGTTAAGTAGTAGAAAGGTCTGTTTTTTCTTCCTCTTTGCTCTGCATCAAATCTTTTTTGCAGATCCGTTAAGTGTTCCTTGATCGCTTCTTCTGCATATTTTTGCATTTTAGAATCAAGGGTTACATATATTTTTAGACCGTCTTTGTAAAGGTTTAATTTCTTTCCGGTTTCTTTTTCGTGATCTTTAAGATAAGTGTCGATTTCTTTCTTTAAATAAAACTTATAGTAAGCAGAGTAGTCATCGTTGATGTTTTTGATTGGATGATAATCTAAAGTAATAGGGGTTGCTACTGCCTTGTCATACGTACTCTGATCAATATATCCTGTTTTCTGCATTTGTTCTAAAACAACATCTCTTCTTGCCTTTGCTCTTGTTTCATTACGCATCGGATTGTTTTTTACCGGATTTTCCAGCATAGCAACAAACATAGCAGCCTCAGGAAGTGTAAGCTGATTTGTACTTTTATTAAAGTAGATTTTTGAAGCCATTTCAATTCCGTTTGCATTGTATAAAAAGTCAAACTTATTGAAATATAGGGTGACGATTTCTTCTTTCGTATATCTTCTTTCAAGGCTTACTGCTACAACCCATTCCTTTAACTTTTGAAATGCTCTTGCAAGTTTGTTTTGCGAAGCACCTCCTGTGAAAAGTAATTTTGCAAGCTGTTGAGTAATCGTAGATCCTCCACCTCTTCCACCACCATAAACCACAGCTCTTGCAATTGATTGTAAATCAATTCCTGAATGTTCTTTAAAGCGCTCATCCTCTTTAGCCTGTAAAGCATAAACTAGAAAAGGAGGAAGATCTTTATAAGTGATCGGTTGGGTCTTTTCTTTTTCAAATTTGCCTAATAGAACCCCATCTGCAGAAAAAATTTGAGAAGCAACATAAATATCAGGATTCTCAAGTTCTTCTACATCTGGCATTTCACCAAGAAAGCCTTGTGAAACAGCAAAGAAAGTTCCTGAAATTCCTAAAACAGCTACAATAAGTCCAAGCCAAATAAATCTAACCCATTTCTTCCAACCGGTATTTTTATTATTCTTTTTGGGGGGAAGAGGAAATGTTTTTCCTTTAGTCCCTGTGTTTTTTTTGTTTTCTTCCATTTATGGTTACGGTTTAGCCGTTTCTATTTTTACTCCTACATCTTCAATTCCAGGAAGGAAGTCGTTTCTCATCGCTTGTATCAATCCGATTTCATATTTTCCCTTTTCAGGAAATTTATAATTCAATTTATACTGAAAGAGTGTTTCCTTCGTGTCTCCAAAACCTGTTCCAAGCCATTCTCCATTCGGTTTTGTAAGGACATAATTCAATGTGTCAGTCTCTTTTTTCTTGTTTTGAAGATTAGTGAAATTAACAATAAATCTTATATTGCTATAAGGATAATCGTTATTATTTCTTACAACAAATATAATATTTTTAGGATTCTGTGGGTCTGAAATTTCAAGATTAAATTTTTGCTCACTTTTCTTATTCCATTTGTTATCAACAGAATTCATTGTTACATTTTCTCCTGAAGAATTACAACTCAAGAAAAGAATAAGGGATAATAATCCTAAAAATTTATGCATTGTTGTCTTTTTTTGGAGGAAATTTCTTTTTAAATTTTTTCTTATTTGGACCTTGTTGCGGCTTTTTATCAGGATCAGAATTTGCTTCGGTTTTTTCTAAATGCTGCACTTTTGGCTGTTGAGGCCTTGGTTGCTTTGGATTGTGATTAGAATTTGCCTGAGCATTTTCAGATCTTTCAGGTCTGTTTTTTCTTGGACCCTGATTATTGTTTGATCTGTTCTGGTTATTATTCTGATTATGGTTTTGGTTGCGGTTTTTATTGAAGTTTTTATTCTTCTTTTCAAATCTGTCAACACTATTTTCCTGAATCAAATCAATGCTTTGCAATGGAATATCGGGTTGTTTAAGGTCTTCCAACGGTTGGATCCTTTCCCCTCTTTTATTTTTGGAAATAAATTGTTTTACCAGGTCGATATCAAAATCATACCATGCAACAGAGCTGTCAACATAAGCAAACCACATTTTCTTTTTAAACACATCAATTTTAATACAGAAAGCTCTTCCTTTTTCTGTATCCAATGTTGTAGAAGAAGATGGGAAATTGCTTAATGCATCAAGATAGCTGTCTAGTTCATAATTAAGACAACATTTTAATTTGCCACATTGTCCTGCCAGTTTTTGTGGGTTTATACTCAGCTGTTGATATCTTGCTACGTTTGTATTTACAGATCTGAAATCTGTAAGCCATGTCGAGCAGCAAAGCTCTCGTCCACATGAACCAATTCCTCCGATTTTTGCAGCTTCTTGTCTGAAACCGATCTGTTTCATATCGATCTTGGTTCGGAAAGTAGAGGCGTATTCTTTTATTAACTGCCTGAAATCTATTCGGTTATCAGCCGTGTAATAAAAAGTTACTTTTGAAGCATCACCCTGATATTCAACATCGGTAACTTTCATTTCAAGCCCAATGTTGTGCGCAATTTTCCGTGCCTGTATCTTTACACTATCTTCTTTCTTTCTCGCTTCCTGCCAAACTTCAATATCTTTTTGATTGGCCAATCTATATATTTTTAGTGAGTTCTCTTCAGAAGATTTTTTCTTTTTCATCTGAATTTTCACTAATTCACCGGTGAGACTTACCACACCTACATCATGTCCGGGACTTGATTCTACAGTGACTACACTACCTATATGTAAAGGAACATTATTTACATTTTTATAAAATGATTTTCTGTCATTTTTAAATCTAACTTCTACAAAATCACACCTGTTAGAGGCGGGATTGTTGATGTTAGATAGCCAATCGAAAACACTTAATTTATAACTATTACCACAGGTATTTACATTTTCACAACCATTCGCGGATTTCTTGGGTCCGCAAGAATGCGCAGAATCGCCGGATGTTTTACATCCACAACTCATATAACTAATATTTAATCTTGCAAATTTATATATTTTTATCTTTATGTAATTCTAAAAAATTCAAATATTCATTAACATCCTTGATTAATATTAAACAAAAATGATAATCGTCGGATGAAATATTATCAATGTACTAGTATATATGCTTTTAAGGTGAGTTTTCCTTAAAGTATTATTTTAAACATAGTTTTCTTTTGGGATTCTGTTTAAAATATTAAGAAATATTAACAGACGTATTCAAAATAATTTTATATTTGGATTATATAATAATAGTCTATGAAAAAAATATTAGTATCAACTGCTTTATTGGCAGGTGTTTTATCTTACGCTGGAGGCTTCAGAGTTTCTTTGCAAGGGGTAAAACAATTGGCAATGGCACATACTAGTGCTCATGCTGAAGATGCAAGTGTGGCGTTTTTTAACCCTGCAGGTATGTCATTCATTCCTTCCAAGCTAAGTATAGTTGCCGGAGGATTTGGAGCAAGTAATAAAGTTACTTTTCAAAATTTAAATACTTTAGA is a window from the Chryseobacterium sp. T16E-39 genome containing:
- a CDS encoding gliding motility lipoprotein GldH; this encodes MHKFLGLLSLILFLSCNSSGENVTMNSVDNKWNKKSEQKFNLEISDPQNPKNIIFVVRNNNDYPYSNIRFIVNFTNLQNKKKETDTLNYVLTKPNGEWLGTGFGDTKETLFQYKLNYKFPEKGKYEIGLIQAMRNDFLPGIEDVGVKIETAKP
- a CDS encoding T9SS-dependent choice-of-anchor J family protein, producing the protein MKKTLLSLVLFAGIWGNAQTVLLEEGFESYTDFAITGIGNWKTLDLDGLDTYTGGGPVVGGTTVPGWTANWTNAGAPMAFQIFNPSASNATNNLTAVTGVDEEVRNFTPHGGLKTAVSWAASLPGGVPVNNDWLISPPVTLGAGGNQLSLWVKALSPDYVENYKIGVYVGSGTPTAAANFTIISGASPLVAPYAAWQQATQNLDAYSGQTIRIGIQYMSSDKYMFMVDDVKITTGTLSTNEVSSKTKASVYPNPTKGEVEIKTDKKIKSVSIFDVSGRSVLKTTSAKQDLSSFSKGTYLLQIEFADGTSSTEKVIKE
- a CDS encoding protein adenylyltransferase SelO yields the protein MNIKDIRQPFIKAFPGDFSENPMQRVTPKVLFSTTYPAGFENPQLIVFNEKLSEEIGLGTYEDTDLDFLVGNNLPANIQSYATAYAGHQFGNWAGQLGDGRAILAGEIINESGQKNEIQWKGSGATPYSRHADGRAVLRSSVREYLMSEAMYHLGVPTTRALSLCFTGEDVIRDMMYDGNPQKEKGAVVIRTAESFLRFGHFELASAQQEYKTLQDLVDFTIKNYFPEVTSLDTDKYKDFFKSVCTRTADMITEWLRVGFVHGVMNTDNMSILGLTIDYGPYSMMDEYNLNFTPNTTDLPGRRYAFGKQGQISQWNLWQLANALHPLIKDEKFLEDTLNNYGTYFWEAHDKMLCKKFGFDQLLEGDEEFFGNWQGLMQELRLDHTLFFNVLEKLKVENNNELIKNISYIHLHDDLLRKFESFITKYNERLSKNTITKEESFKLMQKANPKFILRNYLLYQCIEEINDGKTDLLKKLTHALENPYEEIYTEFSARRPIDYDDISGCSTLSCSS
- a CDS encoding stage 0 sporulation family protein → MSCGCKTSGDSAHSCGPKKSANGCENVNTCGNSYKLSVFDWLSNINNPASNRCDFVEVRFKNDRKSFYKNVNNVPLHIGSVVTVESSPGHDVGVVSLTGELVKIQMKKKKSSEENSLKIYRLANQKDIEVWQEARKKEDSVKIQARKIAHNIGLEMKVTDVEYQGDASKVTFYYTADNRIDFRQLIKEYASTFRTKIDMKQIGFRQEAAKIGGIGSCGRELCCSTWLTDFRSVNTNVARYQQLSINPQKLAGQCGKLKCCLNYELDSYLDALSNFPSSSTTLDTEKGRAFCIKIDVFKKKMWFAYVDSSVAWYDFDIDLVKQFISKNKRGERIQPLEDLKQPDIPLQSIDLIQENSVDRFEKKNKNFNKNRNQNHNQNNNQNRSNNNQGPRKNRPERSENAQANSNHNPKQPRPQQPKVQHLEKTEANSDPDKKPQQGPNKKKFKKKFPPKKDNNA
- a CDS encoding transglycosylase domain-containing protein, with the translated sequence MEENKKNTGTKGKTFPLPPKKNNKNTGWKKWVRFIWLGLIVAVLGISGTFFAVSQGFLGEMPDVEELENPDIYVASQIFSADGVLLGKFEKEKTQPITYKDLPPFLVYALQAKEDERFKEHSGIDLQSIARAVVYGGGRGGGSTITQQLAKLLFTGGASQNKLARAFQKLKEWVVAVSLERRYTKEEIVTLYFNKFDFLYNANGIEMASKIYFNKSTNQLTLPEAAMFVAMLENPVKNNPMRNETRAKARRDVVLEQMQKTGYIDQSTYDKAVATPITLDYHPIKNINDDYSAYYKFYLKKEIDTYLKDHEKETGKKLNLYKDGLKIYVTLDSKMQKYAEEAIKEHLTDLQKRFDAEQRGRKNRPFYYLTDKQISGVMTQAMKRTGRYKLLKAAGVSEDSILMEFHKPIKTSRFTWNGEEEVEMSPWDSIRYHKQIAQAGLMSMVPGTGEIKAWVGGIDWQHFQYDHIKQGKRQVGSTFKPFVYATAIMKLGMTPCSAVSNGTYDHNGWHVPGRGGMLTLKDALAHSQNPVAARLIEMTGVDAVIQTARDLGVTEEIPRNNTIALGSSDITIYEMLGAYSTFANYGNYNKPEMIWRIEDANSRVIKEVNVNPKEVMNPRYAYTMIELMKGVAQFGTASGELSRRGISKAVEIAAKTGTTQNNSDGWFMGITPKLATGAWVGWEDRATHFYGTGEGQGARMALPIWAIFMKKVWADKSLGVTPDDKFTKPSDWKDGCSDLKGLSGGYGDDGGLQTIDEIKNPKPVDPTPKNNSTKKEENVNDNLNKNEDIDFNK